Proteins found in one Enterococcus sp. 9D6_DIV0238 genomic segment:
- a CDS encoding BsaA family SipW-dependent biofilm matrix protein has protein sequence MKKKLAKKKKNTRRKKFKLHAKLIIAVCAFLFSGLMVLGSTYAWFVSEDEENNHFVGARLSAEIVEDFVPDFEWQSGMTVKKVVRVKNTGNMPAFVRISLYEYLLMFKIDVADQTGNGNLALSPNAVQPIAEIEHPKNWANAAAGGGTYLYDGHYYIAKSAVIPANTADRYKFKDAARNGTDLKWFKVNFPTNIYESLPASGTQNYWLYQDGYFYYSELLEPNDLTTPIVESVSLDQSAPNKFKGALYKLEPVMDAHDATQILLSNWEITPSSPAANLYKDRLSD, from the coding sequence GTGAAAAAGAAGTTAGCGAAAAAGAAAAAAAATACTCGCAGAAAAAAGTTTAAACTCCATGCCAAACTAATCATTGCAGTCTGCGCGTTTCTTTTTTCTGGTTTGATGGTTCTAGGAAGTACATATGCTTGGTTCGTTTCAGAAGACGAAGAAAACAACCATTTTGTGGGAGCGAGGTTATCAGCTGAAATCGTTGAAGATTTCGTCCCGGATTTCGAATGGCAGTCAGGAATGACAGTAAAAAAAGTCGTTCGTGTCAAAAACACTGGAAACATGCCTGCCTTTGTTCGGATCAGCTTATATGAATATTTACTGATGTTCAAAATAGATGTGGCAGATCAGACAGGGAATGGGAATTTAGCTCTTTCGCCCAATGCCGTACAGCCGATTGCAGAAATAGAGCATCCAAAAAACTGGGCAAATGCAGCAGCAGGAGGCGGGACATATCTTTATGATGGACATTATTATATTGCTAAAAGTGCAGTGATCCCAGCTAATACCGCAGATCGATACAAGTTCAAAGATGCTGCTCGCAACGGAACAGATTTGAAATGGTTCAAAGTGAACTTTCCAACGAATATCTACGAAAGTTTGCCAGCAAGTGGGACACAAAACTACTGGCTATATCAAGATGGTTATTTTTATTACTCAGAATTATTAGAGCCAAATGACTTAACAACACCGATTGTTGAGAGTGTTTCACTGGATCAAAGTGCACCAAACAAATTTAAGGGAGCTCTTTATAAGTTAGAACCAGTAATGGACGCTCACGATGCCACGCAAATTTTGTTGAGTAATTGGGAGATCACACCGTCAAGCCCAGCAGCCAATTTATATAAAGATCGGCTAAGTGACTAA
- a CDS encoding vWA domain-containing protein, translating into MKKGRRKKLRFFHWMMIVASLIGLVYFAQSALLYTNAPIKAALKTDLQPGEVKLSKTAKPVEGMVNQWDITVRIEGRNQFPPPPTDIVLIIDTSGSMEENDRMIKAKSAAEKFVNMVLHKDYVNRIALVTYNSTVTNYTFNQAGWSDQFVDYAHKSLLIDKIKELEPVVNGGTFTQAGIKSATEVMAKATGEKRNIVLISDGVPTYSYPPTAPYNQLSGMELFDYPSGAAGYNYYESVKTIPEANFDYSKPYGNGAKYRIGAFAPEYEQMPTGSKNRLMANHAHSAIAQATITKNEKMSNGDFLVTDFYTIGVDLDSASQDDEIKTGNQTLKEIASSEDKCFAATADNLDDILSGIAGEIVGAIKSAHVVDPMGTGFVMNGSESVTQGNSEAKDVLGVKTINWDVGTLKTPVSNDPDEDVMYAEMTYRVDATNDVLKPNVIDTNGLAKTNGKTTIVYKRYDDTVIPSEFEVPSVKPIIVSLQKKLLDEDGKEVTEKSDSFDFKYGNDQYTGNDTFTLFPTEVKKIVHPWKASQEYTIEELLKSTQDYETQIEINGQVTAGTKDVFKFDSVNGQYTDQQIIVTNTRIAQIRKVYLNIRQAVIGPNEELVIPSKGYFTSDIENTDQTSNIISKSTTKDTPAEVSESLFMKYELMLKKGETKVSISDIIPEYYQFAGYIVSSTNQNLNTTHISSNTSGLMKTNKAELDYQTNEEYWLTMFITPKLGTTNDGDKETSPRPYSWAYKVNQFGQ; encoded by the coding sequence ATGAAAAAGGGAAGAAGAAAGAAATTACGTTTTTTTCATTGGATGATGATTGTTGCAAGTTTGATTGGATTAGTTTATTTTGCACAGTCGGCACTCTTATATACGAATGCGCCTATCAAAGCTGCTTTGAAGACTGATCTTCAACCTGGGGAAGTGAAATTGAGTAAGACCGCTAAACCGGTAGAGGGTATGGTCAACCAGTGGGATATCACCGTTCGGATCGAAGGACGTAATCAATTTCCACCGCCGCCAACGGATATTGTTTTAATCATTGATACTTCAGGAAGTATGGAAGAAAATGATCGAATGATCAAAGCTAAGAGCGCCGCAGAAAAATTTGTAAACATGGTGCTCCACAAAGATTATGTCAATCGAATCGCTTTAGTTACTTATAATTCCACTGTGACGAATTATACATTCAATCAGGCTGGATGGAGTGATCAATTTGTTGATTACGCCCATAAAAGTCTATTGATCGATAAAATCAAAGAATTAGAACCCGTTGTCAACGGAGGAACCTTTACACAAGCTGGAATCAAATCTGCAACAGAAGTCATGGCAAAAGCTACTGGAGAAAAGAGAAACATCGTACTTATTTCTGATGGAGTACCAACCTATAGCTATCCGCCTACTGCACCTTATAACCAATTAAGCGGGATGGAGCTTTTTGATTATCCTAGTGGTGCTGCAGGATATAACTATTATGAAAGTGTCAAAACGATTCCAGAAGCCAATTTTGACTACAGTAAACCTTACGGAAATGGTGCTAAATATCGTATTGGTGCATTTGCACCAGAATATGAGCAAATGCCCACAGGCTCTAAAAATCGTTTGATGGCCAATCATGCACATAGCGCGATTGCTCAAGCAACCATTACTAAAAACGAAAAAATGTCGAATGGTGACTTTTTAGTAACAGATTTCTATACGATCGGTGTGGATTTAGATTCCGCTTCTCAAGATGATGAAATCAAAACGGGGAATCAGACCTTGAAAGAAATTGCCTCATCAGAAGATAAATGTTTTGCTGCAACTGCAGATAATTTAGATGACATTTTAAGTGGCATTGCCGGTGAAATCGTCGGTGCCATCAAATCAGCCCATGTCGTAGATCCGATGGGAACAGGTTTTGTTATGAATGGCAGTGAGTCTGTCACTCAAGGGAATTCTGAAGCGAAGGATGTTTTAGGTGTAAAAACGATCAATTGGGATGTAGGAACACTCAAAACGCCTGTTTCAAATGATCCAGATGAAGATGTGATGTATGCGGAAATGACCTATCGAGTAGATGCGACAAATGATGTCTTAAAACCTAATGTGATCGATACAAATGGATTAGCTAAAACAAATGGCAAAACAACGATCGTTTACAAAAGATACGATGATACGGTCATACCGTCAGAATTTGAGGTCCCTAGTGTCAAACCAATTATTGTAAGCTTACAAAAGAAACTCCTGGATGAAGACGGTAAGGAAGTGACAGAGAAGTCTGATTCGTTTGATTTTAAATATGGGAATGATCAATATACAGGGAACGATACATTTACACTTTTCCCGACTGAAGTGAAAAAAATCGTCCATCCATGGAAAGCTAGTCAAGAATACACGATTGAAGAACTACTAAAGTCGACACAAGACTATGAGACGCAAATAGAGATCAACGGACAAGTAACAGCAGGAACCAAAGATGTCTTCAAATTCGATTCGGTAAATGGACAATACACCGATCAACAAATCATTGTCACAAATACAAGAATCGCTCAAATAAGAAAAGTGTATCTAAATATTCGACAAGCTGTAATCGGCCCAAATGAAGAGCTGGTGATCCCTTCAAAAGGATATTTTACATCTGATATTGAAAACACTGATCAAACGAGCAATATAATTTCTAAAAGCACAACAAAAGATACGCCAGCCGAAGTATCTGAATCCCTATTTATGAAATATGAACTTATGTTGAAAAAAGGAGAAACAAAAGTATCTATTAGCGATATCATTCCAGAATACTATCAATTTGCAGGATATATTGTTTCTTCAACGAATCAGAATCTGAATACAACACATATTTCAAGTAATACGAGTGGATTAATGAAAACGAATAAGGCAGAACTAGATTATCAAACGAACGAAGAATACTGGCTGACGATGTTTATTACACCAAAATTGGGAACAACTAACGATGGTGACAAAGAAACATCACCTAGACCTTATAGTTGGGCATACAAAGTAAATCAATTTGGTCAGTAA
- a CDS encoding GNAT family N-acetyltransferase, protein MTVFSLRDYQRSDLEELVALFNSTVQAINKKDYTEQQIEQWVQPTPDYEKWDAVLTSTYTRVVLVGMKIVGFGNISKSGKLDYLYVSKEWIGYGAGKLLANDLIDYAFKAGAKEITVHSSITAKSFFESLGFKVVKQNNNYRNGVLLLNYLMVYAKESTPNTKFFPFM, encoded by the coding sequence ATGACTGTATTCAGTTTAAGAGACTATCAACGTTCTGACTTAGAAGAATTGGTGGCGTTATTTAATTCAACCGTTCAAGCGATCAATAAAAAAGATTATACGGAACAACAAATCGAACAATGGGTGCAGCCCACACCTGACTATGAAAAATGGGATGCTGTCTTAACTTCTACTTACACACGTGTTGTACTAGTTGGTATGAAAATCGTCGGCTTTGGAAATATATCAAAATCAGGTAAACTTGATTATTTATATGTAAGCAAAGAATGGATCGGTTATGGCGCAGGAAAATTATTAGCAAATGATTTGATTGACTATGCATTTAAAGCAGGAGCGAAGGAAATTACTGTCCACTCTTCGATCACAGCGAAATCATTCTTTGAATCACTTGGCTTCAAGGTAGTGAAACAAAATAACAATTATCGTAATGGTGTGCTCTTGCTAAATTATTTGATGGTCTATGCTAAAGAAAGCACGCCTAATACAAAATTCTTTCCTTTTATGTAA
- a CDS encoding DMT family transporter, whose protein sequence is MSWFFLVIAGIFEMLGVASINRFNQKKDSRSLLLLVLAFASSFIFLYLAMKQLPMGVSYAIWTGIGAAGGAILGMILYGESKDWRRILFIGVILSSVIGLKLIA, encoded by the coding sequence ATGAGTTGGTTCTTTTTAGTCATTGCTGGAATTTTTGAAATGTTAGGTGTTGCTTCGATCAATCGGTTTAATCAAAAAAAAGATAGTAGATCACTGCTTTTATTGGTTTTAGCTTTTGCCAGCAGTTTTATTTTTCTATATTTGGCAATGAAACAGTTACCGATGGGCGTCTCTTATGCAATATGGACGGGGATCGGTGCGGCAGGTGGAGCAATTTTAGGTATGATCCTTTATGGGGAATCAAAAGATTGGCGGAGAATTTTATTCATTGGAGTCATTTTATCGTCAGTCATTGGATTAAAATTGATTGCTTAG
- a CDS encoding GntR family transcriptional regulator: MLLEIDTQSQTPIYQQICNQLIIGIAKNQLQAGEQLPSVRQMADEIGVNMMTVSKAYTSLKADGYILTDRRNGTIVADRQSPTSQFQEYVSERLDLLLAEAVIHQVTEETIQKNVKQIYQKFDQ, from the coding sequence ATGTTATTGGAAATAGATACGCAAAGTCAAACGCCTATTTATCAACAGATCTGTAATCAATTGATCATCGGAATCGCTAAAAATCAGTTGCAGGCAGGAGAACAATTACCATCTGTTCGCCAAATGGCAGATGAAATAGGTGTTAATATGATGACTGTGTCAAAAGCTTATACATCATTAAAGGCAGACGGCTATATTTTAACTGATCGACGCAATGGGACGATAGTCGCTGATCGGCAATCACCGACATCACAATTTCAAGAATACGTTTCTGAACGATTGGATTTATTATTAGCTGAAGCCGTTATCCATCAAGTAACCGAAGAAACTATCCAAAAAAATGTGAAACAGATTTATCAAAAATTTGACCAATAA
- a CDS encoding DMT family transporter, protein MNKDWIKLIVGAFFEVLWVIGMKHSSNWWQLLLTGIFIFISFYALIKAGETLPVGTAYAVFVGLGTAGTVISGILFFGEEFKISKILLIIVLLAGVMGLKFVTGEKGEE, encoded by the coding sequence ATGAATAAAGATTGGATAAAATTGATCGTGGGTGCTTTTTTTGAAGTGCTGTGGGTGATTGGAATGAAGCATAGTTCTAACTGGTGGCAATTGTTGCTGACAGGTATTTTCATCTTTATCAGCTTCTATGCGTTGATAAAGGCGGGTGAAACACTGCCGGTCGGAACAGCTTATGCTGTGTTCGTCGGTTTAGGGACAGCAGGAACGGTTATTTCAGGCATTCTATTTTTCGGTGAAGAATTCAAAATCAGCAAGATCTTACTGATCATTGTTTTATTAGCTGGTGTTATGGGATTGAAATTTGTGACAGGTGAAAAAGGAGAGGAATAA
- a CDS encoding signal peptidase I gives MVEEQQKKRKKKKGNAQIKSSKQSINKINSENKKSNPKKKARKSPPSSKKSKNKGHSERRKPIPKQKRNPLYTFIFNVFFYSFISFMVIGSILFATSKSSDRSVLGYRFFGVLTDSMVPRDPKTQKGGFHSGDIIVVKNIEGDSAKVGDIITFKPSINSTAFLTHRVKKKMDHLGDTKGTYYITQGDANKAEDVPISEKQVVGKKVFAIPKVGGILNFVSENLLVSIIFLVSVFGFITIIRYYILNK, from the coding sequence ATGGTAGAAGAGCAACAGAAAAAAAGGAAGAAAAAAAAAGGCAATGCGCAAATAAAATCATCAAAACAATCCATAAATAAAATAAATTCAGAAAATAAAAAATCAAACCCAAAAAAGAAAGCGAGAAAATCACCTCCTAGTTCTAAAAAGAGTAAAAATAAGGGACATTCAGAAAGAAGAAAACCGATTCCAAAGCAAAAGAGAAATCCCTTGTATACATTTATTTTTAATGTTTTCTTTTATAGTTTTATTTCATTCATGGTTATTGGATCGATATTGTTTGCAACAAGCAAGAGTTCAGACAGAAGTGTTCTTGGTTATCGTTTCTTTGGTGTTTTAACTGATTCAATGGTGCCAAGAGATCCTAAAACTCAAAAAGGCGGCTTTCATTCTGGAGACATTATTGTCGTGAAAAATATTGAAGGTGACTCAGCAAAGGTGGGAGACATCATTACCTTTAAGCCTAGCATCAACAGCACTGCTTTTTTGACACATAGAGTAAAAAAGAAAATGGATCATTTAGGTGATACCAAAGGGACCTACTATATCACACAAGGAGATGCAAATAAAGCGGAGGACGTCCCTATAAGTGAAAAACAAGTAGTTGGTAAAAAAGTTTTTGCGATACCTAAAGTAGGCGGCATTTTGAACTTTGTCAGTGAAAATCTACTGGTGTCGATCATTTTCTTAGTTTCAGTCTTTGGTTTTATCACGATTATTCGCTATTACATTTTAAACAAATAA
- a CDS encoding recombinase family protein has protein sequence MTVIGYMRVSTQQQKFDSQRKALEKYGVDVIYKERESGRKTSRSELNKALAQLKSGDTLVIFKLDRLSRGTKQLLSLLEEFDRKNIHFVSIQNNIDTSTPMGRFFFTIMGAFAEMEAELIRERVIAGLDAARENGKQLGRPPRTKEVQQALKLYTESELSVPEIAEKCDISIPTVYHHIKKQNLHRKVH, from the coding sequence ATGACAGTTATCGGCTATATGCGCGTCAGTACACAGCAGCAGAAATTTGATTCCCAAAGAAAAGCTCTTGAAAAGTATGGTGTGGACGTGATCTACAAAGAAAGAGAAAGCGGGCGAAAAACATCTAGAAGTGAATTGAATAAGGCTCTAGCTCAATTAAAATCGGGAGATACGTTAGTCATTTTCAAGCTAGATCGTTTATCCAGAGGGACAAAGCAACTGTTAAGTTTATTAGAAGAGTTTGACCGGAAAAACATTCACTTTGTAAGCATCCAAAATAATATCGATACCTCTACACCGATGGGACGCTTCTTTTTCACGATCATGGGGGCCTTTGCTGAGATGGAGGCAGAATTGATCAGAGAAAGGGTGATTGCAGGTTTAGATGCTGCGCGAGAAAATGGAAAACAACTGGGACGACCGCCGCGTACGAAAGAAGTCCAACAGGCTCTGAAGCTTTATACCGAATCTGAGTTATCCGTTCCTGAAATTGCAGAAAAGTGTGACATCTCTATTCCAACTGTCTACCATCATATAAAGAAGCAAAATCTACATAGAAAAGTTCATTAA
- a CDS encoding heavy-metal-associated domain-containing protein, producing MEKTVTINGMKCDGCVNIVKENFESIAGVQQAAVDLEKKSASITSDREISNTELQQALSETKFTVA from the coding sequence ATGGAAAAAACAGTAACGATCAATGGAATGAAGTGTGACGGCTGTGTAAATATCGTCAAAGAAAATTTTGAATCGATTGCAGGTGTTCAACAAGCCGCAGTTGATCTTGAAAAAAAATCTGCTTCTATCACAAGTGATCGAGAAATTTCAAATACAGAGCTACAGCAAGCTCTGTCAGAAACAAAATTTACGGTTGCTTAA
- a CDS encoding PH domain-containing protein: MNFLLYVILVGVGFLMAFSGRIPANPHKNIVLETTLPKEKLQDPQVLAVSKLYKKRLLQWAIAFLFIALPVIFIPYDSLTMIYFLTVLFGFIGTFFYLEVIYIRKMTAVKVQNKWFLPTQPILVDTKLVANKNRKLISVWWFLPSFVLTVAGAIYSLIAVGKDNGSWLLFFISLFLFGFFLLFYYFISRLPVKPLTSDEAINQQVNDLMRHHWSVLMAVSALVLSPLPFIAGLSVILPYEQMMLLTFGFVLTILLFIVFTFYYLFSSRKKQDQLISLAEEYRYSDEDQYWKYAIYINPNDKRILVPDRIGMNITTNLGRPAGKIIMSLVGLFVFGALIAVSIPMLISDFSANPFELSTSHNGIHLSAPFSKNREIEWEEIKSVQLVNELPKNTIRVYGTATENYLTGEFQVDDHPAYLLVYRKEQPILEIETKDKRYYYTNKDSQLTKKYYKDIQSIRDK; the protein is encoded by the coding sequence ATGAATTTTTTATTATATGTCATTCTTGTAGGTGTTGGTTTTTTAATGGCTTTTTCAGGAAGGATCCCTGCCAATCCACACAAAAACATCGTTTTAGAAACAACGTTACCAAAAGAAAAACTCCAAGATCCGCAAGTTTTAGCTGTTAGTAAGTTGTATAAAAAACGGTTACTCCAATGGGCTATCGCTTTTTTATTTATTGCTTTACCTGTGATCTTCATTCCTTATGATTCATTGACCATGATCTATTTTTTAACTGTTCTATTTGGCTTTATCGGGACTTTTTTCTACTTGGAAGTGATCTATATTCGTAAAATGACTGCCGTCAAAGTTCAAAATAAATGGTTTTTACCTACTCAGCCGATCTTGGTAGATACTAAGCTTGTTGCCAATAAGAACCGCAAATTGATTAGTGTTTGGTGGTTTTTACCAAGCTTTGTACTCACTGTTGCTGGAGCTATTTATTCATTGATAGCTGTCGGTAAAGATAATGGTTCTTGGCTGCTTTTCTTTATCAGTCTATTCTTATTTGGCTTTTTCTTGCTTTTCTATTATTTTATCAGTCGTTTACCTGTTAAACCTTTGACAAGCGATGAAGCGATCAATCAACAGGTCAACGATCTAATGCGGCACCACTGGTCTGTCTTGATGGCTGTTTCAGCTTTGGTTTTGAGTCCATTACCTTTTATAGCTGGTTTGTCTGTCATTTTACCTTATGAACAAATGATGCTTTTGACTTTTGGTTTTGTTCTAACAATCTTACTATTTATTGTATTCACCTTCTATTATCTATTTTCTTCTCGTAAGAAACAGGATCAATTGATTTCTTTAGCAGAAGAATATCGCTATAGTGATGAAGACCAATACTGGAAATATGCGATTTATATCAATCCTAATGATAAAAGAATTCTTGTTCCTGACCGCATCGGTATGAATATTACAACAAATCTAGGGCGCCCAGCTGGAAAAATCATCATGAGCCTCGTCGGACTTTTTGTTTTCGGTGCACTCATTGCCGTTAGCATCCCGATGCTGATCAGTGATTTTTCAGCAAATCCATTTGAACTATCAACTTCTCATAACGGCATCCATTTATCTGCGCCATTTTCTAAGAATAGAGAAATCGAGTGGGAGGAGATCAAGTCAGTACAGTTAGTCAATGAACTGCCAAAAAATACGATTCGCGTCTATGGAACGGCTACTGAAAATTACCTAACTGGAGAATTTCAAGTAGATGATCACCCTGCGTATCTTCTCGTCTATCGAAAAGAACAACCGATCCTAGAAATAGAAACGAAGGATAAGCGTTATTACTATACAAATAAAGATAGTCAATTGACTAAAAAATATTATAAAGATATTCAATCTATTCGTGACAAATAG
- a CDS encoding CopY/TcrY family copper transport repressor: protein MSDKKKTSAITDAEWEIMRVVWTKEETTSKEVTEVLNEKTEWKSTTVKTLLSRLVEKEMLGTKRNGNKFTYFPLVEERRSIEVLSEDLLRKICSKKVGKVLESIIDNSTLSFSDIDQLESLLQEKRKTAVEVVPCNCIPGQCQCHHVH, encoded by the coding sequence ATGTCTGATAAGAAAAAGACTTCAGCGATCACCGATGCAGAGTGGGAGATCATGCGCGTTGTTTGGACTAAAGAAGAGACAACTAGTAAAGAAGTCACTGAGGTTTTGAATGAAAAGACTGAGTGGAAAAGTACGACTGTGAAGACGTTGCTTAGTAGACTAGTAGAAAAAGAAATGCTCGGAACAAAGCGCAATGGAAATAAATTTACCTATTTTCCGTTAGTAGAAGAGCGTAGAAGCATCGAAGTTCTCTCAGAAGATTTATTAAGAAAAATCTGTAGTAAAAAAGTGGGAAAGGTATTAGAATCGATCATCGATAATAGTACTTTAAGTTTCTCAGATATCGACCAGCTGGAAAGTCTTTTGCAAGAGAAAAGAAAAACGGCTGTTGAAGTTGTTCCTTGTAACTGTATTCCTGGTCAATGTCAGTGTCATCATGTTCATTAA
- a CDS encoding BsaA family SipW-dependent biofilm matrix protein has product MQKNKKKKILALASGFALVAVMAATFAWFTSEDQKTNHFEGQIATGKDIEVVETFEPPTEWEPGSEVNKDVAIANIGKYDTLIRVSLSESLQLLKDHNAKQTTGAELENQTSKTVYVLPGTDAPAGFTDSVFDGAAPTLTVAAGEFSGTYTLKVKEKAETVGTKTTYTYRYAFEKGGILYHASGVDGFERNASNQIKVKSGTPSLSYVSLEYNAADERTWTDAPIYTPTFTADGTLIWNAPAATGSGNIQVSFNNITTDPTVADKWYFNAADGYFYYTSVVAPGVNTSQLMDAVKLLGTAGNEYSKLIYDLTVKGQGISAYKDAVDQWLPAGVNDPLATALKALVPAK; this is encoded by the coding sequence ATGCAAAAAAACAAGAAGAAAAAAATATTGGCCTTAGCAAGCGGATTTGCGCTTGTTGCTGTAATGGCAGCGACATTTGCCTGGTTCACGAGTGAGGACCAAAAAACCAACCACTTTGAAGGTCAAATCGCAACAGGAAAAGATATCGAGGTAGTGGAAACATTTGAACCGCCGACCGAATGGGAACCAGGTTCAGAAGTAAACAAAGATGTGGCAATTGCCAATATTGGTAAATATGACACATTGATCCGTGTATCTTTAAGTGAGTCATTACAATTATTGAAAGATCATAACGCAAAACAAACAACAGGTGCAGAGCTTGAAAATCAAACAAGCAAAACTGTTTATGTATTACCAGGAACAGACGCACCAGCAGGATTTACAGATTCTGTCTTTGATGGAGCTGCACCAACATTAACTGTTGCTGCGGGTGAATTCAGTGGAACTTATACATTAAAAGTAAAAGAAAAAGCTGAAACTGTCGGCACAAAAACAACTTATACGTACCGTTATGCGTTTGAAAAAGGCGGCATACTTTACCACGCTAGCGGAGTTGACGGATTTGAACGTAATGCGTCTAATCAAATCAAAGTGAAATCAGGCACACCATCATTAAGCTATGTTTCATTAGAATATAATGCTGCAGACGAAAGAACTTGGACAGATGCACCGATCTACACACCAACATTCACTGCAGACGGTACTTTAATTTGGAATGCACCAGCTGCTACAGGTTCTGGAAATATTCAAGTATCATTCAACAATATTACAACAGATCCTACAGTTGCTGACAAATGGTATTTCAATGCTGCTGATGGTTACTTCTACTACACAAGTGTTGTTGCACCAGGCGTAAATACATCACAATTGATGGACGCTGTTAAATTGCTTGGAACTGCTGGTAATGAATACAGCAAACTAATCTACGATTTAACTGTTAAAGGTCAAGGAATCTCAGCATACAAAGATGCTGTAGATCAATGGTTGCCAGCAGGCGTCAATGACCCATTAGCAACTGCACTAAAAGCTTTAGTACCAGCTAAATAA
- a CDS encoding aminopeptidase C → MSIIEPTMTQKFRAAFAENNKQNALQRSVVKNGISASAQNQAAEVNNVPVFSVDLATGKVANQKQSGRCWMFAALNTFRHKMINSFNLKDFELSQNYTFFWDKYEKSNYFYENIIATADQELDSRKVAFLLATPQQDGGQWDMIVSIFQKYGVVPKTAMPESSNSSNSRDLNNYLNKKLRKDAVTLRELIHNGKTIEEVLAAKERMLGEIYNFLAISLGTPPETFDFEYRDEEKNYHLDQGLTPQSFYEKYVGVDLDDYVSVINAPTADKPYNKTYTVEMLGNVVGSKAVKYINVDMTTFKKLAAAQLEQGESVWFGCDVGQSSTRDSGIMSLDAYEMNDLFDIDFTMTKAERLDFGESLMTHAMVLTGVDLINGVSTKWKVENSWGEKVGDKGFFVMSDAWMDEYTYQIVVRKELLSKELQEVWKQEPIMLAPWDPMGALA, encoded by the coding sequence ATGTCAATAATCGAACCAACAATGACACAAAAATTTCGCGCTGCTTTTGCAGAAAACAATAAGCAAAATGCGTTGCAAAGAAGTGTCGTAAAAAATGGAATCAGCGCTTCAGCTCAGAATCAAGCAGCAGAGGTGAATAACGTTCCTGTCTTTTCTGTAGATCTTGCGACTGGGAAAGTAGCAAACCAAAAACAAAGTGGACGTTGCTGGATGTTTGCAGCACTGAATACGTTTAGACACAAAATGATCAACAGCTTTAACTTGAAAGATTTTGAACTTTCTCAAAATTATACTTTTTTCTGGGATAAATATGAGAAATCCAACTATTTTTATGAAAATATCATTGCAACTGCTGATCAAGAATTAGACAGCCGCAAAGTAGCTTTCCTTTTAGCAACACCACAACAAGATGGCGGACAGTGGGATATGATCGTCTCTATTTTTCAAAAATATGGTGTTGTACCAAAAACTGCGATGCCGGAAAGCAGCAACAGTTCTAATTCTCGTGATTTAAATAATTATCTAAATAAAAAGTTAAGAAAAGATGCAGTCACTCTTCGCGAGCTGATCCATAATGGTAAAACAATAGAAGAAGTGCTGGCAGCAAAAGAAAGAATGCTGGGAGAAATTTATAATTTCTTGGCGATCTCATTGGGAACACCGCCAGAAACCTTTGATTTTGAATACCGCGATGAGGAAAAAAATTATCATTTGGATCAAGGATTGACTCCGCAGTCCTTCTATGAAAAATATGTTGGTGTTGATCTGGACGACTATGTCAGCGTGATCAATGCACCGACAGCGGATAAGCCTTACAACAAGACCTATACTGTTGAAATGCTTGGTAACGTGGTCGGCAGTAAAGCGGTGAAATATATCAATGTAGATATGACAACCTTTAAAAAACTAGCAGCGGCTCAATTAGAACAAGGAGAATCTGTTTGGTTTGGGTGTGATGTGGGCCAATCTTCTACTAGAGATAGCGGAATCATGTCGTTAGATGCTTATGAGATGAATGATCTTTTTGATATCGATTTTACAATGACGAAGGCAGAGCGTTTGGATTTTGGTGAAAGCCTAATGACACATGCAATGGTCTTGACAGGTGTTGATTTAATCAATGGTGTGTCTACAAAATGGAAAGTTGAAAATAGCTGGGGAGAAAAAGTTGGTGATAAAGGCTTCTTCGTGATGAGTGATGCTTGGATGGATGAATATACGTACCAAATCGTAGTGCGTAAAGAGTTGCTATCTAAAGAATTACAAGAGGTTTGGAAACAAGAGCCTATCATGTTAGCACCTTGGGATCCAATGGGTGCATTAGCATAA